GGCCCGCTCGCGCAGCGGGAGGATGATGGGCATCGCCCCATCCGTCCGCTGGGCGCCCGCGAACCCGCCCTCCGGCGGCATGGTCGACTGTGCCGTCGCCTCCGGCGGCCCGAGCGCCGCCGACAGGACGAGGAGGAGACCGGCCGACCGCACTCGGGGCCCTGGGAAGCGTAGTGTCGAAACGCGCATTTCGAATCTCCGTTGGAATGTCGAACGGCTTGAACCTACCGAATCCCCCGCACGCGGGAGAGGCCTTGGGGGGGCAGTGGCGGAAACGGTTCGCGCCCCGCCATCGTAGACTCTTCCGGCCCCCCGACCGGAGGGATGCCCGATGAAGAGGGATGCCTGATGATGAGGGATGCCCGATGAAGGATGTGGATTCGGATCTCCTGCCCGAACTCTACTCCCGGCAGGAATTGGACAAGGCCCGCCGGCGACACCGGATCGTCGGACGCATCGAGGGAATCGCTGCCGCCGTCGCCGCGGGCACGATCTTCAGTTTCCTGGGCTGGATTCCGACGGTCCTCATACTCGGCGTCGCCGGCTACCTTATCTACCGCTTCGTCCTCAAGCCCCGGAAATCATCCGGATCGCCCGGGGCGTCCAGGGAGGATCGGACGTAGGTCCGTCTCGGGTCAGGGCCAGACGGCGAGGACGACGGCCTGTCCGATGAGGGCGACGCCGTTGTACCCGAGGCTCAGGAAGAAAATCCCCGGCTTTCGCTGCTCGTAGGCCACGCCCTGGTATCCGACGTTGAGGACGAAGCCGATCGTGACGAGCAGCCCCACGTGGACTCCGATCATCGCGCCGGAGCCGCCCATGACGGCGAGGAGTTGCGCGAGGACGTAGGCGGTGACGAGCGAGAGGACGAAACTCGCCCCGTGCGTCTTCACCGGATTGAAGTCCTTCTGGATCTCCTCGGCGGTGGTCTCCATGAGGGAGAGCCACTGCTTGCCGAAGATCGGGCCGTACCACAGAAAGCCGACGACCAGGGGGACGACTCCGGCGACCAGGATGGCGAGCCAATTGACGTCTTGCACGGTCTATCTCCTTTGGAGCGGGAGGTGGATCGCCGACGCGCGGGCGGCGGCGTGATGGACGGTGTTGTCGGCCGGGACCATGCGCGTGTGGCGCCCCAGCGGCTCACCCGTGTTGGGGTTCACGTCAAAGCGGGGATAGTTGGAACTCGAGATCTCGAGCCGGATGCGATGGCCGGCGCGGAACCGGTTGGCCGTCGGGAAGAGCCGGATCTCCATTTCATGGACCTCTCCGGGCGTCATCAACGCCTCCCGCTCGCGGGAATCCCGGTAGCGCGCGCGGAGGATCCCGTCGGTAATGTTGAGGTCGAAGCCCTCGGGATAGTCCTCGTTCGGGGGATAGACGTCGACGAGCTTGGCGGTGAAGTCGGTGTCGGGGGCGCTGGACGAGATCCACAGCGTGGCGGTGACCGGGCCGATGACCTCCAGATCGGCTGCCAGGGGCGCGGTCTCGAACACGAGCACGTCGGGCCGGTCGGCGGTGCGGCGGCCGTCGACCTCGGAGGCGAAGAAGCCGTTCTCGGAACCGCCCTCGAGCGACCTGAAGGTGCGCTCGCGCTGGTCGTAGCCGCCCCGCTTCAGCGCGCCGGAGAAGGCCCCGCCGATCGTGGGCACCGG
This Candidatus Palauibacter polyketidifaciens DNA region includes the following protein-coding sequences:
- a CDS encoding DUF1761 domain-containing protein; its protein translation is MQDVNWLAILVAGVVPLVVGFLWYGPIFGKQWLSLMETTAEEIQKDFNPVKTHGASFVLSLVTAYVLAQLLAVMGGSGAMIGVHVGLLVTIGFVLNVGYQGVAYEQRKPGIFFLSLGYNGVALIGQAVVLAVWP